The proteins below are encoded in one region of Cyclopterus lumpus isolate fCycLum1 chromosome 8, fCycLum1.pri, whole genome shotgun sequence:
- the LOC117735709 gene encoding transmembrane protein 100: protein MGCTTGHLVCQPQTNTGQEGQSLEAGGPKVPDVLSSLERLSQATGGMEKSWYRCIFPFGIISLVIGVAGTGVTYTYNDLPQTKVVSVVLLVMGLLLLLMATACWTVHKKKRRKKKEGGSFTSEQCPL, encoded by the coding sequence ATGGGCTGTACAACAGGCCACCTGGTTTGCCAACCCCAGACCAACACGGGGCAGGAGGGTCAGTCCCTGGAGGCTGGCGGGCCCAAAGTCCCCGACGTGCTCTCCTCTCTGGAGCGTCTGTCCCAGGCCACCGGTGGCATGGAGAAGTCCTGGTACCGCTGCATCTTTCCCTTTGGCATCATCTCTCTGGTGATCGGTGTCGCGGGAACCGGGGTGACCTACACCTATAATGACCTGCCTCAGACTAAAGTGGTGTCGGTGGTTCTACTTGTCATGGGCcttttgctgctgctgatggcCACCGCCTGTTGGACTGTccacaagaagaagagaaggaaaaagaaagagggaggctCGTTCACCTCTGAGCAGTGTCCCCTGTGA